In Setaria italica strain Yugu1 chromosome I, Setaria_italica_v2.0, whole genome shotgun sequence, the genomic window GGGGCTTAAGACTGGAAAATTAGCAGCTGACACCCCACAAATTTTTGAGAGAATTCTTTGTATGCCATTGAAAATTTAACCCATCCCCTATGCCATCAAAATTTACCCTTCAGTGTCATTGGAAATTTAACTCCATCCCTTCGGtgccattattatcacagtaccATGAAAGGGCTGTTAAGTGAAGATGGAAAATACAATATTACCCCTAGATGAAGCATTTTTCTTGCTGTCCCCTAATGCCGTTGCAGCCACTACAAATGCTGGAGATCCTGGAGGAGGTGGGCATCAACGATTTGACGCGCTGGGGCTGCGGAACAATCACTgccacctctcctcctcctcccaaggTACTACACTTGCatctggttgctgctgctgtttgtTTATGCTCCACTCAAGAATCAATTGGATTTTCTTCCAATTTTTACATCCCGAGAGTAACTGACCTGTCTTGTTTGCTTCCTTTTGCAGAGATCTCGTAGCTCGCATGGCCAGACGAAGCTTGCTGTGTTGGAGGCACCGCCGACGCCCAACGGAAAGAAGCGCAAGTCCCCGCCCACCTCCGGCCTGGGAACCTCCACGACAAGTTGACAACATGCTTGAGCCCGTCCTCACGCCGGCCAGCTACTTCCGCCTCCGCGTGGCCTGCCACCGGTGGCGCACACCCGCGGCATCCCCGGGGACGCCCCTCGACGTCTGCGCCCGCGTGCCCCGACGCGCCGGAGCAAGGAGGTGCCAGCCGCGGCGACGACACGCCTGAGCAAGTCCGGCGATGTGGTGGTCACCAAATTGCAGTGCATCTCGACGAAACAGTACTCCTCGGTGGTGCTACCCTCGGCCACGCGCAGCGAGGAGGGCAGCGCCATGGCCGCGCGCCGCACCTTCGCAGAGCTGCCTCGCATCCTCCCCATCAATGCAGGCGGGCGGGCTCGCACGAGCCGCGTCGATTCTGGGgctcgggcgcggcggcgcgcaagACTGATGGCCGCGGGCCGCGGCCGACGGTGGATGAAGGCCCGTCGCCGTGGTGATTGCGGATAAGGTCGGGAGAGGGGTAAAAACGGAAAAATGGGATTAGACGGATGCGTTTTAACGGAGTCAGGTTGATTTTGTGGGGAAAAATAACGGCAATGGCATAGGATTGATGGAGTTAAATTTTCAATGGCACTGAAGGAACAGGTTAAATTTTGACGGCATATAAGGGATGAACTAAATTACTAATGGCATATATAGAGAATTCTCTCCAAATTTTTCCTGGCTGGACACTGTCCCGGGGACAGGATTCTAGCATAAACAAACCAAACACTGCAACGGCAAAACAAAGATCTGTACAACCGATGCAGATAAAAACAGAACTAAAAAACAACATTTACTGCAGTCAGTATAAAATGTACATTTTGAATTTGAATACACTCAGCTCGATTGGCACAATACAGAATGCATAAACATTCATTGTTCAGACAACTTATTTCATGGGCACTGGTACTATTTTCTACAGACTAAATCACATGCCAATTGAATTGGGTATTGCATATAGCTTATGGTTTGCATCCATGGCTGTCTCCGATTCTTGCATGGGTTTGACGGTGAAAGATGACCAACAATGTCAAGCACTCGTATACATGACGCAGAACTCTTTGATATTCTTAGTTTCCATGGATATGGGGTGCAACTGAGCTCATAGCTGGCATCCTGGCAGCTGATCCTAGAAGAACCTCTCAGCAGATGGATCGGACTCCAGCAAGCTGCCATAGAAATTCACCTTACAGGCACTAGGAAACTGTACTCCAGCTTGCTCGCAACTGTCCCTTGTAACCTGAGGACATGACCGAACATCCAGGTACTCAAGAGCCTTGAAGGATTTAATCACACTGCTGACCCCTGCAACTGTGAGCTGAACACAGCTGCTGATCTTCAAAACTCTCAGTTCAGACTGAAACCCACTTCCTTCCCCGTCCTGAAATGCAACGTCGGTTATTTGGTCACAGCACCCAACATCAATCGCCACAAGAAGTTTACAGTTAGACAGCAGGCATCGCAATGACGTGTCTGTTATTTTCAAGCACCAGTCCATTCTCAGGCTCCTTAAGCTGCTGGAGCAGGCAAGAGCAAGAGCTTGTATGGATGAATCGCTAATGTTCCGACATCCACCAATGACAAGAGTCTCTAGGTTATGGCAGAACTTAGCTAAAGAATAGATGGACTTATCTCCCACCTTGCTGCAGTCCAAAAGCTTTATCGACACCAAGTGTGATGAAGAAACCTCAGCGATTTCACAGACTCCAGGATCACCAACTTTATTGCATTTACTTATGTCAAGCAATTTTATATGATGACAGCCATCAGCTAGAGCAGATATACCGGCATCTGTTATGCTGTTACATCCTGCAGCTCCAAGATCTTCCAATTGTAGACAGCTCTTTGATAGAACAATCAATAAATTATCAGTTATTAATTTGCAACCCGTGATATGCAGCTGCCTCAATTTTTGGCACCCTAGTGCAACCGCCTTCAAACCTCTATCGCTCAGCTTTATGCAGCGAGAAACATCAAGGGACTGCAGAGATGGCAGTCCATCTCCCAATTTGGCAACTCCAACATCAGAGATACCTGAGAGACACATGAACCGGCACAAACTGTAATACTCAACAGAATTTGTTTAAGAAAATGGCAGGGGATTCTCACAAAAATGAGTGCACCAAAACAAAGATCCACAATCTCGCATGACGATCATAACTTTTCCGGATAGCAAATTAGTAATATTAGCCACAATAACAAAATTCCAGGACCTCCCACAACCACTGTTGGAAATTGGATATCTCAGGAGACCATAACTTGGGTAGCTATTACTATTTACCCAGAATAGTAGTACCAGGCATACATAGCCAAATTACACAAACAAAATCAAAGTTGAAACGAAAGATGAGTATCTGCAATCTTAAAAGTTGAAGGGAAATCTTTGAGAACTGTACTGATGGAACCATTCCAATAAGAAAAATATTTGCACAtaactttttccttcttttcataACTCCAATTTAACAATATTGAGAAAATACATAACCTGATTTCAGAAAATAAACCCTGCCTCTGCCAAGGATGAAATGAACCTTCAAAGGAGTTTATTTTCAAAGATGTACGTTCATACTTTTTAAATAAGTTAAAAAGTGTTATCTTTTATAAAAATAGTGATAAAACGGTTTAATCAATAAAACATTTTAATTTCTAAGCTGCAAAAGTAGTAAATAGGATTCCCCTTTGCAAAGGCAAGAAAGTTCTATCACAAACAAAAGGACCTAACACACATGAACCCCAACATTTCCCAGATTTATCTTCAAAGTAGCATAAATAGGACTACAAAGTAGAGTACAAGTAATTCCCTAATACTAGTACAGTACATGAGACGAAGACTCTCCAAGTAAAATTGAACCAGTCTCTAACGGTGTACTCCAAAATGCACTATAAGCCACCCAAGAAAAATTGCCGTGTGCACCAGGAAGACACTAATCTCATCCACTAAATAGACAAACAGCACATATGGGTAGCGGCAGAAGAAGAGATGGCCGCACCTTTGCAGTTCTGCAGCGCCAGGATACGCAGGTTGCGGAAGCTCCCGGCAATGACGTTGAGGTCATCGTCGATGACCCCGGGGTAGAAGGAGCGCGAGGGATTCTGGGAGAGGTCAAGCTCGAGGACTCCCGGGaagcgcgcggcgaggcggcgcagcATGTCCggcccggcgcgcgcgcgcaggcgcCGCCGCTCGGAGCTCTGGATCCGGAGCCATCGGCGGCACACGAGCCCGAAGGCGTCGCGCTCCGCCTCGGGCCCCAGACGGGTGAGCACCGTGCGGAGCTCGTCGTCGGTGAGCACCTCGTTAatgagggcgccgccgccgcccaacggTGGCGCCGACATCACTGGGAGTTCCCTTCCGGCCTTCCCCCTTCTGTCTCGTGAAACTGACGAAGTCCTGAACTGCTGAACTCTGAAAGAGGCGCGTGCAGAGTGTCGAAGCCTGCAGCCCGCTGCTTTCCCCTCTGACTGGACCGTAGACTTATAGTACATGTTTGGGATTTCAGGTTTCTCCAGGGGTTTAACTCTAAAACTGGCGGCTGACTGGGCGGTCTTGCTGATGAGGCGCCGATGGGGGCGGTGGACCGGCCGTGGACCAGGTCCATGGGCTCACGATGGACCGATTACCATCCGAAAGGGTACGCGATCTCTGCTCGATTCTGGTCGTCAGCGGGCACGGGGACGTGGGGCGTTGGATAATGGTCCACGGAGAATCCGACTGTGGCGGTGCTGCTTATTATTATACATGGATTGGTCCACAAGAAAGAGGGCGAGAAGGTAATTGTGGTATTCATTTCGTCGCTTGCACGGTCGAGCGGGGCGGACAACGGTGAGAGGAGGACAATTCTTGGGGTCGCGCGTGGAGGGCTTGCCAGCGGCCTTGTTCTAATGTCTTTGGGCGTCGAGGCGGCATCGTGGTAATCCTGCACGGCCACACAAAGAAGACAGAAGGGTAAGGAAGGGCTTCGCCATGGCAAAAAGTGATGACGACCGTGGCTTATTAGCGCAGGGGCGACGACAGTTCCACAACGGGAGAAGAGAATGCGATACACGGCCCGAAAATTCAAATATAAAAATCACCTGAATCCAAAAACTTCGAAACCTATTTTCAAAATCTAATTTTAAAACATTGCAAAACTATCCCTTAGCTCAATTCCTTTTCATCCAAAATCCATACCAAGTTTAATCTCCCTTTAATTCATTTATCTTTCCAAATCAGTACCGACAACTTCTCTCTAACATTCCTATCCTCCCTAAGCCATCACCATCAACCTTCTGATCCCTTCCTTCAAGTGTGCTCTCACGCACAAGCTTGCCACCTAGCCACACACAGCCTGAGCACGCACACAACATGCACATTATGCATGTACGAGCAGCATAGAGTCACGGACAGCAGCAGCACGAACACTACATGCAAGCTCCACACGCCAGGCCCCATGCCGTGCTCGCTCTGCCCTACTCGAACGGCAGCCTGACCCGCGAGGTAACCTGCACTACTGCCCGGCACCACGCCGTGTTGCCCCTTGCCGCGTCCCCACCTCAACCACGCCGTTGTCTTCAAGCTCGCCAGCCATGCCGCCTCGTCGCGCACGTCGTCAACGCCGTTGGCGCATCAGCGCCACCACAGAAGCAAGCCGACGCCGCAGCAGCACCACCGCAAGCCCGTACGTCGCCTTGACGCcttgctccacccactccctgCTGCCTCATCATGCGCTGTCAACGCCGCTGTCACCTCAGCGCCACTGCCGCAGCAAGCCAACGCCGCTGTAGCACCACCGCAGGCACGCACGTCGCCTTGCTCGACCCACCCCCTGTCGCGCATTCACTTCATCTGCACCGCCGTTGCCTCAGTTGCACGGCCACGCAGTCCATCCACACAAGCTCAGTGCACCGCGTCCGCTCCACTCCAGCTACGTCCGTACGGTCGACCGCACATCACAACACCTCCCCCGGCCTATAAAAGGTGACGCCGAGCTGCTCTCCTCCGCCATCCTGAGCTCGCCGAGCCGCCCAGCTCCATCGCTCACCTTCTCCCTACCTACATCGAGCTCTTTGCTCCTCCACACAAGAATGGGGCGATGCCTCGATCTCCCTCTCCAAGCCACCCCTGCCCGAGGTGAGCCTATGCTGAGCTTCCCCAtccactcctctctctccctatgCCCTTGGACTGGAAAATGGTTGCCGAAATCACCCTACGTCGAAGCTCCAGTGAGCTTCGGCCGCCTCCCATGGCGGACGAGCCTGAGAAGAGCACGAGCACATGTGCCTCTCTGTTGCGGGGCTCCTATATGTCTACCGGAAGATGGTTAAGTGATGAAACTATAAAGCCCAGCAAGGCTCAGCAAGCCTATTATAGCACGCTACAGATTAAAAGCCTATTTAACTGAAAAAATATtgtcaacattttaaaaaaaaagttggaccaacattttggaaaaaagttggaccaacatttcttggaaaaaagttgaaccaatatTTATTCGGAAAAAGTTGAGCCAaacatttctttagaaaaaattgaatccaacatttttcgaaaaaaagttgcaccaatatttttcaaagaaaagTTGATCAAACATTTTTTCAACCTTCTTCTCTGGCTCCGACGGTGCGCGATGGGCGGCGAGCTCACACGCGGGGGCTGGCGAGGCGCGGTGGCAGTGCGAGGATGGCGAGCCCCGtgtggggggcggcggcgcaagcaggggaggagagaggagtggaGGCTAGGGTTTTTGTTTGATCCAGATCTGATGGACCTCATTCGTTGCACGGATCTCAAATATTGAAAGTTACCACCTTTATCCACgttccggaagatggataggatttccgtCTCTGTTGTCCGTCTGTCTCCTTGTCTATTCCTTTCTGTTATTCCTTCCCAGACCCACATAACACTAATCAATCCTACAGGCCGGCTACATACAGATTGTGTGAACCCAAAAACACCACCAGGCCATTCACGTGCAAATAAAGGCATGTGAAGCACCCACGCCTGACCCATTTATGTTAATCCATTTTCGAAATTTAATTAGGACCCAATTTTTATAAAGCCATATCTCAATCACTCGACCTCCAATTCACTTGATTCTTTTTCCTAAATTCCTCTAAAATTATATCCTATCTATTCCAGCTATTGTCCACTCCATTTGAGTTTGTTTTTGTATTTGCCATTTGTGTTGTCGTCACGTAGCTGACGGagtgaccgaggaggagaacgAGTTTGGAGGTCAGTACCGTGAGCCGGAGTACGAAGGCTATGGCCGCGAGCTAGAGCTGGAAGACCCGTACTGCGAGCAGgagctttgaggacggcaagtccaacctaTTCCCTTTTGGTCATATTGATCCcagttttcaaacacaacccgTATAAGcctttttataaattgcatccAGTTATATAAATGCTCAGATTATTTTACTGCTTGATCTAGTTATTTTATCCACTCCTTGATTTTATAAATCTTGATTATACCTTAACAACATATGACTTATCGCTAGACATGATACGCTTTGTTTAGCCGATTAGCTTGATATCAATACGCTAAGGAACTGGTTACTCAACATCATTACTACTCACTTTGACAAATGCAATGGTTTTATAAAAGATAAAATGTATTGAGTGTGGTTGTGTGAGTATGGGTTGGGATTTTGGAAAAGTGATAAATAAACAACTTAGTGTTGGTGATTATTTAGATGGGGCAGATCTGGGTTCCTTATGTGGGATGCCTTAGAGTATTGGCTCGTGATTGTGTGGCTGAGTATGGAAGATATCCGCCTTGTCTTGATTAAGGAAcaagttaatgtgtcatcttgcttAACCTAACTTATCGTACAACCACTCAACCTTTGTGTGTGGTAAAagcttagcataaatcctaCTAGCTAGTATGGTAGTATGGTAGTCGTCCAGAGGCAAGTGCGCAACGGTAGGCCAAGGAGCAAGCGTAAGCAAGTACTGGATTAGTGGCCCAGTTGAAGACCTTGTAGGAAGGTCAGGAACCCCTTGGTTAGCTCTTGTGGATGACTAGATAGGACAATGCTATGGTtggtaatggctttgatggaTCTGCATCGGCACTACGATGTtcgtgttgcggtaccctacttgtggttAAAGTGTatacctctgcagagttaaaacctatttgaatagccgtgtccacagttttggacgagttatggcttggtcacataactagctatTTAGGAAAAATGAGCAAAACTTTTGGTGAAAATTGCATTTTGGAAATATATCCGGCAAGTGCGCCGTGTGCTACCATGGACGGGGTGTCCAGTAGCAcctaaaacttggatcctttgtataGGATTACTCCACTCTTTCAAAACTACTATAATTATGAAAAGTATGTGTTTTGCAAAAACGGCTTTATAAAACTAAATCCCGCATGTGTATACTTTCTGCAAAATAAACCTTGGCCTACTCCTTGAATTATCCTTATGCATGTATTCTTATACCCCTTTCGTAGGGTGGGGTTGGATTTTCTGAGTATgtatgtactcacccttgctttgtTGATACAGAGGAAGATCCGGAGTACGTCACTGGTGAAACTTTCGAGTAGAAGGTCACTTCCGCACCCAACTTGCCTGTGGCGCTGGGCTGTTAAGGATGCTTCCGTTGTCGTGCAGTGTTGTGTGCTGCTTATGGACTTGGAT contains:
- the LOC101769385 gene encoding F-box/LRR-repeat protein 20 yields the protein MSAPPLGGGGALINEVLTDDELRTVLTRLGPEAERDAFGLVCRRWLRIQSSERRRLRARAGPDMLRRLAARFPGVLELDLSQNPSRSFYPGVIDDDLNVIAGSFRNLRILALQNCKGISDVGVAKLGDGLPSLQSLDVSRCIKLSDRGLKAVALGCQKLRQLHITGCKLITDNLLIVLSKSCLQLEDLGAAGCNSITDAGISALADGCHHIKLLDISKCNKVGDPGVCEIAEVSSSHLVSIKLLDCSKVGDKSIYSLAKFCHNLETLVIGGCRNISDSSIQALALACSSSLRSLRMDWCLKITDTSLRCLLSNCKLLVAIDVGCCDQITDVAFQDGEGSGFQSELRVLKISSCVQLTVAGVSSVIKSFKALEYLDVRSCPQVTRDSCEQAGVQFPSACKVNFYGSLLESDPSAERFF